The following are encoded together in the Triticum dicoccoides isolate Atlit2015 ecotype Zavitan chromosome 6B, WEW_v2.0, whole genome shotgun sequence genome:
- the LOC119324916 gene encoding lycopene beta cyclase, chloroplastic-like: MATTALLLRAHHACRPPPPAPPGRAAIVCRATASASAGQALRSLAPPPRPELLSLDLPRYDPARSRPVDLAVVGGGPAGLAVAQRVAEAGLSVVSIDPSPGLVWPNNYGVWVDEFEAMGLSDCLDTVWPSASVFIDDHTSKSLHRPYARVARRKLKSTMMDRCIAHGVRFHQAKVAKVVHNEASSLLICDDGVAIPATVVLDATGFSRCLVQYDKPYNPGYQVAYGILAEVDEHPFDIDKMLFMDWRDSHLPEGSAIKDRNSRVPTFLYAMPFSPTRIFLEETSLVARPGLSMDDIQERMAARLRHLGIRIRSVEEDERCVIPMGGPLPVLPQRVVGIGGTAGMVHPSTGYMVARTLATAPIVADSIVRFLDTGNGGIAGDALAAEVWKELWPTDRRRQREFFCFGMDVLLKLDLQGTRRFFNAFFDLEPHYWHGFLSSRLLLPELLMFGLSLFAHASNTSKLEIMAKGTLPLAKMVGNLIQDKDR, translated from the coding sequence ATggccaccaccgccctcctcctccgCGCCCACCACGcctgccggccgccgccgcccgcgccgccggggCGGGCGGCGATCGTCTGCAGGGCCACGGCGTCCGCGTCGGCGGGGCAGGCGCTGCGCTCGCtggccccgccgccgcggcccgagcTGCTCTCCCTCGACCTGCCCCGCTACGACCCGGCGCGCTCCCGGCCCGTCGACCTCGCTGTCGTGGGCGGCGGGCCCGCGGGGCTCGCCGTGGCGCAGCGCGTCGCCGAGGCGGGCCTCTCCGTCGTCTCCATCGACCCCTCCCCGGGCCTCGTCTGGCCCAACAACTACGGCGTCTGGGTGGACGAGTTCGAGGCCATGGGCCTCTCCGACTGCCTCGACACCGTCTGGCCCTCCGCCTCCGTCTTCATCGACGACCACACCTCCAAGTCGCTCCACCGCCCCTACGCCCGCGTCGCCCGCCGCAAGCTCAAGTCCACCATGATGGACCGCTGCATCGCCCACGGCGTCCGCTTCCACCAGGCCAAGGTCGCCAAGGTGGTCCACAACGAGGCATCCTCCCTCCTCATCTGCGACGACGGCGTCGCCATCCCGGCCACCGTCGTCCTGGACGCCACCGGCTTCTCCCGCTGCCTCGTGCAGTACGACAAGCCCTACAACCCGGGCTACCAGGTCGCCTACGGCATCCTCGCCGAGGTCGACGAGCACCCCTTCGACATCGACAAGATGCTCTTCATGGACTGGCGCGACTCCCACCTCCCCGAGGGGTCCGCGATCAAGGACCGGAACAGCCGCGTGCCCACCTTCCTCTACGCCATGCCCTTCTCGCCCACCAGGATCTTCCTCGAGGAGACGTCGCTGGTCGCGCGCCCGGGGCTCTCCATGGACGACATCCAGGAGCGCATGGCCGCGCGCCTGAGGCACCTGGGAATTCGCATCCGGAGCGTCGAGGAGGACGAGCGCTGCGTGATCCCCATGGGCGGGCCGCTGCCCGTGCTGCCGCAGAGGGTGGTGGGCATCGGCGGCACGGCCGGGATGGTGCATCCGTCCACAGGGTACATGGTGGCGCGCACATTGGCGACCGCGCCCATCGTGGCAGACTCCATTGTGCGGTTTCTAGACACTGGAAATGGTGGCATCGCCGGGGACGCGCTCGCCGCCGAGGTGTGGAAGGAGCTGTGGCCGACGGACAGGCGGCGGCAGAGGGAATTCTTCTGCTTCGGCATGGACGTCCTGCTCAAGCTGGACCTCCAAGGTACACGACGCTTCTTCAACGCATTCTTCGACCTCGAGCCGCACTACTGGCACGGCTTCCTCTCGTCGAGGCTGCTCCTGCCTGAGCTCTTGATGTTCGGGCTCTCGCTGTTCGCGCACGCTTCCAACACGTCCAAGCTGGAGATCATGGCCAAGGGCACCCTGCCTCTTGCCAAGATGGTCGGCAACTTGATACAGGACAAGGATAGGTGA